GGCAGAACCTCGCATTGCCCACATTATGGCGGAGCATTTCCAGGATCCCGATCGGTTTGATCCCGATCGCTTTTTGGGCGATCGCAACGAAGGCAAACCCTACACCTTTATCCCCTTTGGGGGCGGGGTTCACGCCTGTTTAGGGGCACAAATGGCCCTGGTGGTGGCCAAGGTTTTTGCCATTCACCTGCTGCGCCAGTTCACCTGGGCCGGAGTGGAACCCCCCCGCTATGTGCAGTTTCCCCTGAAACACCTCAAGGCGGACTATTGCATCCAACTGCGATCGCGCTCCCGTTAAGTTTCTGCCCCCGATCGCGCCCCTTTTACTGCGATCGCGCTCCCGTTAAGTTTCTGCCCATGTCTCTGCCCCCGTCTCTGCCCGTGATCGATCCCCCGCTGCTGGCCCTGGCCGCCGACTGTTTCCAGCCCGTCCTGGGGCAACCCCAAGCGGTCACCCTGCTGACCCAGGCGGTGGTGCAGAATCGCATTGCCCCCGCTTACCTATTCACTGGCTCCGAGGGCATCGGTCGCGCCCTCACGGCCCGCTGTTTTGCCACGCTGTTGTTTAGCTTGGGGCTACCCCAAAATCTGGGATCACCCCAAAACCTGGGATCACCCCAAAACCTAGGATCACAGCCCGCCCGCCCCACCGCTTCCCACCGGGCCATGATTCCGCCCCCCACCGTGGCCAGCCTCCGCCGCCGCATTCAGCAGGACAACCACCCCGATTTGCTGTGGGTGGAAGCCAGCTACCTGGTGCAGGGGAAATTGGTGCCCCTCAGCCAAGCGGAAGCCGCCGGGGTCAAGCGGAAAACCCCCGCCCAAATCCGCCTCCCCCAGGTGCGGGAGATTAGCCAGTTCCTCAGCCGCGCCCCCCTGGAGGCTCCCCGCCATGTGGTGGTCTTGGAGCAGGCGGAAACCATGGGGGAAGCAGCGGCCAATGGTTTGCTGAAAACCCTGGAGGAACCGGGCCTAGCCACCTTGATCCTGCTAACCCCCAGCCCCGACCAACTACTGCCCACCCTGGTGTCCCGCTGCCAGCGTATTCCCTTCCAGCGCCTGGATCCGGACACCTTGGCCCAGATTTTGCACCACAGCGGCCAGGGTGCCCTGCTGGAGAATCCCACCCTGATCGCCATGGCGGAGGGCAGTCCGGGGGCGGCGATCGCCGATGGGGAGTATATCCAGAGCCTCGATGCCAGCCTCTTGGCATTGGCCCAAACCTGGCCCCGCAGTCCCCACCAAGCCCTGACGGTGGCACGGCACATTAGCCAGGATCTGGAGCCGGAACAACAAATTTGGCTCTTAAATTACCTGCAACATTGCCACTGGCAGCAGCCCTACCCCCAGCGCCAAAGCAGTATTACGCTGCTGGAGACCGCTAAGGATCTGCTGCGGCGATCGGTGCAACCCCGGCTGGTGTGGGAAGTAACCCTGCTGAAACTAGCGGGATATTAACCCAAATCCCATGGCAAAATAACAGCATTACTTTGGGTTTGCATTCCCCCGGCTGGCTGGCCGATCCCTGGACATGGCGGGTCTGGCTGGGGGAAGATCGATCCCAGCCTGTCCACCGTTCCACCTCCCAAAGGATCCCAATTTCTTGCCTAAACCGACCCGATCGCCCCGCTCCCCCCGGTCCTTGGCTGGGAAAATTCCCCGGCAGCAAGCCTTGAGCCAACAACTGCCGTTGCTGATTTTGTGCTTTGGTTTAGGCTTTTTTTTGACCCTGACCTTGCCCAACCTGGCCCAAGCCCAGGGGGATCCCCCGACGCTTCCCAAGGACGATCGGGCCTTGAGCCATCTCTTACCCCCACCCCAGGCCCACCCCTTGCCCCCCAGTTTAGGAGCATCCCACCCCCTCCCCTTGGGGGTTGGCGGTCTTGGCGCGAAGGCTGCGGGAACCATGACCTTGGCGGATCAAGGCGGTGATGATCAAGGCGGTAATTATCAAGACGGTAATTATCAAGGCGATTACTTCGATCAGATTCAACCCTCCCCCCTGGGTTATTTAGTGTGGTCCCAGTTTCCGATCCGGGTCTATGGGGAAGCCCCTAGCCTGGAGGATGGATCCGCCGAAGCCCAACGGCAGCAAGCCTGGGGAGCGACCCTCGATCAGGGACTGGCGGCATGGCAACCCTATTTGCCCCTGGTGCGCACAACTGACCCCACAGAGGCCGATATTACGGTGCTGCGATCGCGTCCCCCCCTACAACGCCGGGGTGATGGTGGCCTCGATCGTGCCCGCGCCGCTGAAACCCGCTACCGGTTCCGCCTAGTGCCCCAAGCGGAGGGTCCCCCCCAGATCCAACCCCAGTTCACCCTCTATCTCCCCCTGGGCCAACCCCCGGCCCAACTGGCCACCACCGTCCGCCATGAGTTGGGCCATGCCCTCGGTCTCTGGGGCCACAGTCCCCAACCCCAGGATGTGATGTATGCCCAACAAACCCCTAGCCCTGCGGCCATTAGCCGCCGGGATATTCAGACGTTGCACCGGGTCTACCAACAACCCACCCAGGTGGGCTGGGCCATGGTGGATGGCGATTAAAGATCACCACCCCAGCCGCCCGCCACAATTAATCGAAGTCCCCACTGATCTGACCTTCACTGCTACAGGATCTCAACTGCTACAGCAACCCTAAATCAGTTGTAAGGATCTCGATGGCTGAAACCCTTGGTGTGGTGTGCCCCCTCCGGGCGCACACCACAGGACCCATTTCGGACTGCTGTACCTGACTTCACCTGCCTCGGAGCCTTGCCTATGTTGTGGTTTGTCAAAATTGAGAAAGGCATTGTTGATAAAGCCACCTTCGATCGCTTTGTCCCTGCCCACAAAAGCTATGTGCAAGGATTAATCGATCGGGGTCATGAAGCCAAAACCGGCTACTGGGGAGAACGAGGGGGGGGAATGTTGCTGTTTAAGGCAGAATCCCAGGCAGCAGCAGAAGCGATCGTGGCCCAGGATCCCCTAGTGCAAAACCAGTGTGTGATCTACGAACTCCATGAATGGCACATTGTGGTGTCTTAGGGGTCTTAGGGGTGGTGTCTTAGGGGGTGTCCTGAGGGGTATCTTAGAGCTTGCCCCAGACCGGTTGCAGCTTGACCATCAGCCCCAGGGACGGCGATCGCCCCCCATACCCACAAGGGGGGCAGAGTGCTACAGTCGAATCAGTCCGGGTGCAATGGCTTTGTTGAGATTTGTTGTTCTGGTTTCCGCTGCAATCTAGCCCTACGCCTATCGCAGACCCACCCCTGAGCCAAATCCGAACCCTCAGATTGCAACCCCCTCTAACCAAGGTGATGGATGTAGGTCTAGATACGTTTACTCCGCTGTCTCTGAACCGTTAGACAGCCCTAGATTGCAGTAAATCGATGGCATCCGGCCTGGTGATATTTGTTATGGTTCCCCCCCTCACTAACCCTCCCCTCCCCTCCCCCAACGCCAACAACCCCCTGTTGGAATTCTCAGTCTCTGCCGATGCAGCGGACGAAATTAACCGGGATCAAATGTTCCGGCTGCTGGATACCATTTTGCCCCTAGAAGCCTGTTGGTATCACCAGGTTTTGCCCCTGTCCGTGGAAGGGAAATATATGAAGCTGGGCATGGTGGACTTGGATGATGAAGAAGCCACCAGTTACGTGCGCCGTGCCCTGGGTCATATCCACTGCACCCTCTTGCCCCGCCCCATCAGCCTCAGTCTGTTGCAGCACCACTTAGGGGAGTATCAGCAGCAACGCCACAGCCCACCCCAACCCCAGGCTCCAGATCTGGGCCAAATCCGGGACCCCTCAGCCCCAGCCCATCCCCCGTCCCCCCCGGTGCCCCCTCCCTATGCGGTGCCCACCGCCCTAGGATCCAAAATTCAGACTAAGTTGCAACCCTCGATCCCCGACTCTCCCCCCATTGCCTCCCCCGCCTTGCCCACCCCAGCGGTGAACCCCTCACCCGATGCTGATCCAGCGCCGCCGCCCTTGTTTCCCGTTAAAGGATCGCTCCCCCACATTCCCACCCTTAAGATCCAAACCTATTATTTCACGCAGCCGATCGAAACCCTCACCGATCTGCCTCCCCATAACCTGCTGCAAGAGTTATTGGGACGGGCTTTGGTGGGGGGGATCGGTCGCCTTTATTTTGAAGAAGGGGAGGACTATGGCCACATTTTCTGGAGCCAAAGTGGGGTGGTGCCGTCCGTGTTGGATCACCTGGATCTGATCCTGTTTCACGGGGTGATGCAAGCCCTGAAAGCATTGGTGAAGTTGCCTTTGGAACCGGTGACTGAGACCCAAAATGTGGAACTGGAGCGCATTTATTTGGGCAAACGGCTGTTACTGCGCATTCGCATTCGCCAGGGTGACCATGGAGAACGAGCCACCTTGCAGGTTTTGCGGGGGGTGGCCCTGAAGTTCTATGAGCAGCAGCAGGTTAATCGCCTCGAAAAAGATGCCCTGCAAATTGCCCAGCAGCTTCAACGCAAACTGACGGAAATTCGCAGCAGCCACAGCCACCATTCCGATGACGACTCCCAGGAATCCTTGGCCACCCTCGCGGAACTGAATGCCACCCTCAAAACTCTCCATGAACAAATCCAAGATTTGGAAGGTACGTGAATCAATCCAGGCTTGGGCCATTCCTCGCCCCTGACCGACTGTGTACCCCCCTATGCATCGAAACCTAGAAATTCTGATCTTAGCCCCCCCACTCTGGGGGGAAATGCCATCTTGTTCCCCTCCTCTGGAGGGGTTTGGGGTGGGTTTAAGCGGGCGATCGCCGCCGAACATTAGCCATACGTCGAGTTCTGGGTACACGGTAGCGCTACTGACAGGGCATTAGCCGGTCCCTAGTTTGTAGTCAAGGGCTTGTTAACCCTGGGGAGCAAGCAACCCCTAGGTTGGGGCTGCAAACTATACTACGGACAGGAACGATGCCCGCCCCATCCTAACGATCCCCGGTTACGGAACTGAGGGGAGGGTTTGGGAAAGGTTTCCTGTTGTCTCGATCGCCCCCCACCCCCAAGCCTATGTTCGGTATTTATCAGAAAAGTTGTCTGCGCCTCGAAGTCCCGGTGACCGAAATCCAGATCCAGGAGAGTTTGTGCCGAACGGAGGCTTTGCAACAGTGGCTGTTTCCCCAGCAGTTTTCCTCCCATCTGCCCGATCGCCTGGAACCTCAGCTCACCTTCAGCAGTTGGCTAGGGCCGATCACCATTGACCACACCGTGACCGTGGTGGAACCCTATCACCTGCAATTGCTCCTCAGTCGGGGAGTGGATGGTTTCCATGAATGGACCTGGGGGGAAGGCTGGGTACAGTCTCGGTTGGAAGGGATCTCCCTTTTGCCCCTCAACTTGGCCCAAACCTATGGCCTGGTGCGGTTACGTCAGTTTTTAGCAGCGTCAGAGGCTTGAGGGGCATCCTGGGGCTTCAGGGGTAGGGGTTGGGCAAACTGTACTGTGCCCGGAAACTCGATCGCCTCGCTTTCTTTTGCCAAAATGATTAAGGCTCCCCAGCGTAGGGAACCGGAAGCGACACAGGATCCCAGCCTTGCCTCTAGGATTTTCCCCCCTTGCACCGTCAAAATGACCCCTTCCAACAGCAATTCCAGGGAAATCTCAAACTCCAAGGTTC
This region of Prochlorothrix hollandica PCC 9006 = CALU 1027 genomic DNA includes:
- a CDS encoding DNA polymerase III subunit delta', whose translation is MSLPPSLPVIDPPLLALAADCFQPVLGQPQAVTLLTQAVVQNRIAPAYLFTGSEGIGRALTARCFATLLFSLGLPQNLGSPQNLGSPQNLGSQPARPTASHRAMIPPPTVASLRRRIQQDNHPDLLWVEASYLVQGKLVPLSQAEAAGVKRKTPAQIRLPQVREISQFLSRAPLEAPRHVVVLEQAETMGEAAANGLLKTLEEPGLATLILLTPSPDQLLPTLVSRCQRIPFQRLDPDTLAQILHHSGQGALLENPTLIAMAEGSPGAAIADGEYIQSLDASLLALAQTWPRSPHQALTVARHISQDLEPEQQIWLLNYLQHCHWQQPYPQRQSSITLLETAKDLLRRSVQPRLVWEVTLLKLAGY
- a CDS encoding matrixin family metalloprotease, with the translated sequence MPKPTRSPRSPRSLAGKIPRQQALSQQLPLLILCFGLGFFLTLTLPNLAQAQGDPPTLPKDDRALSHLLPPPQAHPLPPSLGASHPLPLGVGGLGAKAAGTMTLADQGGDDQGGNYQDGNYQGDYFDQIQPSPLGYLVWSQFPIRVYGEAPSLEDGSAEAQRQQAWGATLDQGLAAWQPYLPLVRTTDPTEADITVLRSRPPLQRRGDGGLDRARAAETRYRFRLVPQAEGPPQIQPQFTLYLPLGQPPAQLATTVRHELGHALGLWGHSPQPQDVMYAQQTPSPAAISRRDIQTLHRVYQQPTQVGWAMVDGD
- a CDS encoding YciI family protein; this translates as MLWFVKIEKGIVDKATFDRFVPAHKSYVQGLIDRGHEAKTGYWGERGGGMLLFKAESQAAAEAIVAQDPLVQNQCVIYELHEWHIVVS
- a CDS encoding GspE/PulE/PilB domain-containing protein, with the protein product MVPPLTNPPLPSPNANNPLLEFSVSADAADEINRDQMFRLLDTILPLEACWYHQVLPLSVEGKYMKLGMVDLDDEEATSYVRRALGHIHCTLLPRPISLSLLQHHLGEYQQQRHSPPQPQAPDLGQIRDPSAPAHPPSPPVPPPYAVPTALGSKIQTKLQPSIPDSPPIASPALPTPAVNPSPDADPAPPPLFPVKGSLPHIPTLKIQTYYFTQPIETLTDLPPHNLLQELLGRALVGGIGRLYFEEGEDYGHIFWSQSGVVPSVLDHLDLILFHGVMQALKALVKLPLEPVTETQNVELERIYLGKRLLLRIRIRQGDHGERATLQVLRGVALKFYEQQQVNRLEKDALQIAQQLQRKLTEIRSSHSHHSDDDSQESLATLAELNATLKTLHEQIQDLEGT